A portion of the Rhodococcus pseudokoreensis genome contains these proteins:
- a CDS encoding TetR/AcrR family transcriptional regulator — MSIRNPPSRDDTSASVEDSILDAARSCILDFGLRRTTLAEVARRAGVSRPTVYRRWSDTRAVVADLMTREIAAVMPEFSTEESVHRQLVDAVVHVSTEVRDHPLFVKILRSDQELFTTYILERLGTSQRAIIDQVSAAVSAGQAQGSIRAGDSRQIATMVLLIAQSAVQSAVMVAEELPGDALTEQLRHAVGTYLAPDAADTHSTNRGDR; from the coding sequence ATGTCTATTCGTAATCCACCGTCGCGTGACGACACCTCAGCGAGCGTCGAAGACTCCATCCTCGACGCCGCACGCTCGTGCATCCTCGATTTCGGACTGCGCCGCACCACCCTCGCGGAGGTCGCGCGGAGGGCCGGCGTCAGCAGGCCGACCGTCTACCGGCGCTGGTCGGACACCAGGGCGGTGGTCGCCGATCTCATGACCCGCGAGATCGCTGCGGTGATGCCCGAATTCTCCACCGAGGAATCGGTTCACCGCCAACTGGTCGACGCCGTGGTCCACGTGTCCACCGAGGTGCGTGACCATCCGCTGTTCGTGAAGATCCTGCGCTCGGATCAGGAACTGTTCACCACCTACATCCTCGAGCGGCTCGGTACCAGCCAGCGGGCGATCATCGACCAGGTCTCGGCCGCGGTGTCGGCGGGGCAGGCCCAGGGCTCGATCCGCGCGGGGGACAGCCGTCAGATCGCCACCATGGTGCTGCTGATCGCACAGTCCGCGGTCCAGTCGGCCGTGATGGTCGCCGAGGAACTTCCCGGCGACGCCCTGACCGAACAACTCCGGCACGCCGTCGGCACCTATCTGGCACCCGACGCAGCCGACACCCACTCGACAAATCGAGGAGACCGGTGA
- a CDS encoding TerC family protein, protein MHVSPLVWVITCVVILGLFVFDFFAHVRTPHAPTFRESAFWSSVYIGVAILFGLIVMWLWGSQYGGEYFAGYVTEKALSVDNLFVFVIIMGTFAVPREYQQKVLLIGIVMALVMRGIFIGVGAAAINAYSWVFYLFGAFLIYTAYTLVRDHGHEKEVEEERDSKIVAIAKKILPTTDTYDGDRLVTRINGKRVVTPLLLALVAIGFTDVLFALDSIPAIYGLTQEPYLVFTANAFALMGLRQLYFLIGGLLDRLVYLSYGLSIILAFIGIKLVLHALHENTLGFINGGEHVAVPEVSTVFSLAVIIGVLAVTTVASLLKTRNTTPAK, encoded by the coding sequence ATGCATGTGTCACCGCTGGTCTGGGTCATCACCTGTGTGGTGATTCTCGGACTGTTCGTGTTCGACTTCTTCGCTCACGTGCGCACCCCGCACGCCCCCACGTTCCGTGAGTCGGCGTTCTGGTCGTCGGTCTACATCGGCGTCGCCATCCTCTTCGGCCTGATCGTGATGTGGCTGTGGGGAAGTCAGTACGGCGGCGAGTATTTCGCCGGCTACGTCACCGAGAAGGCGTTGTCGGTCGACAACCTCTTCGTGTTCGTCATCATCATGGGCACGTTCGCGGTGCCACGGGAGTACCAGCAGAAGGTGCTGCTGATCGGCATCGTGATGGCGCTGGTGATGCGCGGAATCTTCATCGGCGTCGGCGCCGCGGCGATCAACGCCTACAGCTGGGTGTTCTACCTGTTCGGCGCGTTCCTCATCTACACCGCGTACACGCTGGTGCGTGATCACGGGCACGAGAAGGAGGTGGAGGAGGAACGCGACAGCAAGATCGTGGCCATCGCGAAGAAGATCCTCCCCACCACGGACACCTACGACGGCGACAGGCTCGTCACGCGGATCAACGGCAAGCGCGTCGTGACGCCGCTGCTGCTCGCGCTGGTCGCCATCGGATTCACCGACGTGCTGTTCGCGCTCGACTCGATCCCCGCGATCTACGGGCTCACCCAGGAGCCGTACCTGGTGTTCACGGCGAATGCGTTCGCGCTGATGGGTCTGCGTCAGCTGTACTTCCTGATCGGCGGCCTGCTGGATCGCCTGGTGTACCTGTCGTACGGCCTGTCGATCATCCTGGCCTTCATCGGCATCAAGCTGGTTCTGCACGCTCTGCACGAGAACACGCTGGGCTTCATCAACGGCGGGGAGCACGTGGCCGTGCCGGAGGTGTCGACGGTGTTCTCGCTCGCCGTCATCATCGGTGTGCTGGCAGTGACGACCGTCGCCAGCCTCCTCAAGACGCGGAACACGACGCCGGCGAAGTAG
- a CDS encoding YciI family protein yields the protein MSLFVVEYTYSADTVAGRDEHRPAHREWLGELAEQKTVVSSGPFADGSGAFILVDAADAAAVEQLFTNDPFARNGLVTATRIVEWVPVLGAFSS from the coding sequence ATGTCCCTGTTCGTAGTGGAGTACACGTATTCGGCCGATACCGTCGCCGGACGCGACGAGCATCGCCCCGCCCACCGGGAGTGGCTCGGTGAACTGGCCGAGCAGAAGACCGTCGTGTCGTCCGGCCCGTTCGCCGACGGCAGCGGCGCGTTCATCCTCGTCGACGCCGCCGACGCGGCGGCCGTGGAACAGCTCTTCACCAACGACCCGTTCGCCCGTAACGGCCTCGTGACGGCCACCCGGATCGTCGAATGGGTTCCGGTACTCGGCGCATTCAGCTCCTGA
- a CDS encoding DNA translocase FtsK — MAGKASARGSSTTSTARTGVRGGSATSSKPKSRTTRTVSAPRDSKSPRGGGSRGGARRPAAEKASASVPLKSVGRGIGAGWSLVAKGVGATTRTVGKAAEIEQGHRRDGIALGLIAISVVVAGGIWFSAGGPVGEWIETGVRAVFGGASAVLPLIGVAVAVILMRTEPKPEIRPRLVLGSLLVGLPVLGLWHIATGSPTDADGRARGAGFVGYAAGGPLTDGITVWLAAPLLLMAALFGVLLLTGTTIREVPGKLQSYFGTSFGRDHYADYDSEYYEDGEYDPTLFDADGYPVDDYKSGVRGAPADNYPTDEYDVGDTAKTEVLRLWEAEPAAEPVPAPAPKPARAKAKPVVAPKPEPEPEPLPDVDKFVTDRVVEGDYTLPPTSLLIDGDPPKMRSSANDAMIEAITEVLEQFKIDAAVTGFTRGPTVTRYEVELGPGVKVEKITALARNIAYAVATDNVRLLAPIPGKSAVGIEVPNSDREMVRLADVLTAPSTRKDHHPLVIGLGKDIEGHFVSANLAKMPHLLVAGSTGSGKSSFVNSMLVSLLSRATPDEVRMILIDPKMVELTPYEGIPHLITPIITQPKKAAAALAWLVEEMEQRYQDMQANRVRHIDDFNSKVKSGEITAPLGSERVYRPYPYILAIVDELADLMMTAPRDVEDAIVRITQKARAAGIHLVLATQRPSVDVVTGLIKTNVPSRLAFATSSLTDSRVILDQPGAEKLIGMGDGLFLPMGAGKPTRLQGAFITDEEISAVVDFSKNQAEPEYTDGVTAAKVGEKKDVDPDIGDDMDVLLQAVELVVSSQFGSTSMLQRKLRVGFAKAGRLMDLMETRGVVGPSEGSKAREVLIKPEELDGLLWSIRGGDPDEAPSDQE, encoded by the coding sequence ATGGCAGGTAAGGCGAGCGCCCGCGGTTCGAGCACTACGTCCACGGCGAGGACGGGCGTGCGAGGCGGCTCGGCCACGTCGTCCAAGCCCAAGTCCCGCACGACCCGCACGGTCAGCGCTCCGCGAGATTCCAAGTCGCCGCGTGGCGGCGGCTCCCGCGGCGGAGCCCGGAGGCCCGCCGCGGAGAAGGCGTCCGCATCCGTTCCGCTGAAGTCGGTGGGCCGGGGGATCGGCGCCGGCTGGTCGCTCGTGGCGAAGGGCGTCGGGGCCACCACCCGCACCGTAGGAAAGGCGGCCGAGATCGAGCAGGGCCACCGGCGCGACGGCATCGCCCTCGGACTGATCGCGATCAGCGTCGTCGTCGCCGGCGGAATCTGGTTCTCCGCGGGCGGTCCGGTGGGCGAATGGATCGAGACCGGAGTCCGCGCCGTGTTCGGCGGGGCGTCCGCCGTCCTGCCCCTGATCGGTGTCGCCGTCGCGGTGATCCTGATGCGCACCGAGCCGAAACCCGAGATCCGGCCGAGGCTGGTGCTGGGGTCGCTGCTGGTCGGTCTGCCGGTTCTCGGCCTGTGGCACATCGCGACCGGTTCGCCCACCGACGCCGACGGCAGGGCCCGCGGCGCCGGTTTCGTCGGATATGCGGCGGGCGGTCCCCTGACCGACGGCATCACCGTGTGGCTCGCCGCGCCGCTGCTGCTGATGGCGGCACTGTTCGGCGTCCTGCTCCTGACCGGAACCACGATCCGCGAGGTGCCCGGCAAATTGCAGTCGTACTTCGGAACGTCGTTCGGCCGCGACCATTACGCCGACTACGACAGCGAGTACTACGAGGACGGCGAGTACGACCCCACCCTGTTCGACGCCGACGGCTACCCCGTCGACGACTACAAGAGCGGGGTCCGGGGTGCGCCGGCCGACAACTATCCCACCGACGAGTACGACGTCGGCGACACCGCGAAGACGGAGGTGCTCAGGCTGTGGGAGGCCGAGCCCGCCGCGGAACCCGTCCCAGCCCCGGCCCCGAAACCGGCGCGCGCCAAGGCCAAGCCCGTCGTCGCCCCGAAGCCGGAACCCGAACCGGAACCGCTGCCCGACGTCGACAAGTTCGTCACCGACCGGGTGGTCGAGGGCGACTACACACTGCCGCCGACGTCCCTGCTCATCGATGGCGATCCGCCGAAGATGCGCAGTTCGGCCAACGACGCGATGATCGAGGCCATCACCGAGGTCCTCGAACAGTTCAAGATCGACGCCGCCGTCACCGGATTCACCCGCGGCCCGACCGTCACCCGCTACGAGGTGGAACTCGGCCCGGGTGTGAAGGTCGAGAAGATCACCGCGCTCGCCCGCAACATCGCGTACGCCGTCGCGACCGACAACGTGCGCCTGCTCGCGCCGATCCCGGGCAAGTCCGCCGTCGGTATCGAGGTGCCCAACTCCGACCGCGAGATGGTTCGCCTCGCCGACGTGCTCACTGCCCCGAGCACCCGCAAGGACCACCATCCGCTGGTGATCGGTCTCGGCAAGGACATCGAGGGCCACTTCGTCAGCGCCAATCTCGCGAAGATGCCGCACCTGCTCGTGGCCGGTTCCACCGGGTCCGGTAAGTCCAGCTTCGTGAACTCGATGCTGGTGTCGCTGCTGTCCCGCGCCACACCCGACGAGGTGCGGATGATCCTCATCGACCCCAAGATGGTGGAGTTGACGCCGTACGAGGGCATTCCGCACCTCATCACGCCCATCATCACCCAGCCGAAGAAGGCCGCCGCCGCGCTGGCCTGGCTGGTGGAGGAGATGGAACAGCGCTACCAGGACATGCAGGCCAACCGGGTGCGCCACATCGACGACTTCAACTCCAAGGTGAAGTCGGGTGAGATTACGGCGCCGCTCGGCAGCGAACGGGTCTACCGGCCGTACCCGTACATCCTCGCCATCGTCGACGAACTCGCGGACCTCATGATGACCGCACCGCGCGACGTCGAGGACGCGATCGTCCGCATCACCCAGAAGGCCCGCGCCGCCGGCATCCACCTCGTGCTGGCCACCCAGAGGCCCTCGGTGGACGTCGTGACGGGTCTGATCAAGACCAACGTGCCGTCGCGGCTGGCCTTCGCGACATCGTCCCTGACCGACTCCCGGGTCATCCTGGACCAGCCCGGCGCCGAGAAGCTGATCGGTATGGGTGACGGGCTGTTCCTGCCGATGGGCGCGGGCAAGCCGACCCGCCTGCAGGGTGCGTTCATCACCGACGAAGAGATTTCCGCCGTCGTCGATTTCAGCAAGAACCAGGCGGAGCCGGAGTACACCGACGGCGTCACCGCCGCAAAGGTCGGGGAGAAGAAGGACGTCGACCCCGACATCGGCGACGACATGGACGTGCTGCTGCAGGCGGTGGAACTCGTCGTCTCCAGCCAGTTCGGGTCCACGTCGATGCTGCAGCGCAAGCTGCGGGTCGGATTCGCGAAGGCGGGCCGGCTGATGGACCTGATGGAGACCAGGGGAGTGGTGGGCCCCAGCGAGGGCTCGAAGGCCCGCGAGGTCCTCATCAAGCCCGAGGAACTCGACGGCCTGCTGTGGTCGATCCGCGGCGGCGACCCGGACGAGGCGCCGTCCGACCAGGAATGA
- a CDS encoding PspA/IM30 family protein encodes MANPFVKGWKYLMALFNSKIDEKADPKVQIQQAIEDAQRQHQALSQQAASVIGNQRQLEMKLSRQLDEVEKLNANARQAVNLADQAQAAGDTEKAIQYTNAAEAFAAQLVTAEQGVEDLKALHDQSLQAAAQAKKAVEQNAMALQAKVAERTKLLSQLEQAKMQERVSESLRSMDSTLSAPGNTPSLDAVRDKIERRYADALGSAELAQNSVSGRMMEVQQASIQMAGHSRLEQIRASMKGDALPSGGAAGAPATPAANPNLDKQPPAAGQTGTAQ; translated from the coding sequence ATGGCTAATCCTTTCGTCAAGGGATGGAAGTACCTGATGGCGCTCTTCAATTCCAAGATCGATGAGAAGGCTGACCCCAAGGTTCAGATTCAGCAGGCGATCGAGGATGCGCAGCGTCAGCACCAGGCCCTGTCTCAGCAGGCCGCGTCTGTCATCGGCAACCAGCGCCAGCTCGAGATGAAGCTCAGCCGCCAGCTCGACGAGGTGGAGAAGCTCAACGCCAACGCCCGTCAGGCCGTCAACCTGGCAGACCAGGCGCAAGCCGCCGGCGACACCGAGAAGGCCATCCAGTACACCAACGCCGCCGAGGCGTTCGCCGCGCAGCTCGTCACCGCCGAGCAGGGCGTCGAGGACCTCAAGGCACTGCACGACCAGTCGCTGCAGGCAGCTGCCCAGGCGAAGAAGGCCGTAGAGCAGAACGCGATGGCCCTGCAGGCCAAGGTCGCGGAACGCACCAAGCTGCTCAGCCAGCTGGAGCAGGCCAAGATGCAGGAACGGGTCAGCGAGTCGCTGCGCTCGATGGACAGCACACTCTCCGCTCCCGGCAACACACCCAGCCTCGATGCTGTGCGCGACAAGATCGAGCGGCGCTACGCCGATGCCCTCGGTTCCGCAGAGTTGGCGCAGAACTCGGTGTCGGGCCGCATGATGGAAGTGCAGCAGGCGAGCATCCAGATGGCCGGACACAGCCGGCTCGAGCAGATCCGGGCCTCCATGAAGGGCGATGCCCTGCCCTCCGGCGGTGCCGCAGGCGCACCGGCGACCCCCGCCGCCAACCCGAACCTCGACAAGCAGCCGCCGGCCGCGGGCCAGACCGGCACGGCGCAGTAA
- a CDS encoding CinA family protein, translating into MTDPLVDGTRAADLVAVLTARGETVATAESLTAGLLTATIAGVPGASNVLRGGLVVYATDLKATLAGVDPTRLAEDGPVAASTAHALADGARDRCGADWGVGLTGVAGPDTQDGHPVGTVFLSISGTAGTSVLELGLSGDRWHIRKSAVSAAVSGLLDRVQETSAG; encoded by the coding sequence GTGACCGACCCGCTGGTGGACGGCACGAGGGCCGCCGACCTCGTCGCCGTGCTCACTGCTCGCGGCGAGACCGTCGCGACCGCGGAATCGCTCACCGCGGGACTGCTCACCGCGACCATCGCCGGTGTGCCCGGCGCGAGCAACGTGCTCCGCGGCGGACTCGTCGTCTACGCCACCGACCTGAAGGCCACCCTCGCCGGGGTGGATCCCACCCGGCTGGCGGAGGACGGGCCGGTGGCGGCGTCCACGGCACACGCACTGGCGGACGGTGCCCGCGACCGCTGCGGCGCCGACTGGGGCGTCGGACTGACAGGTGTCGCCGGCCCCGACACGCAGGACGGACATCCCGTGGGCACGGTGTTCCTGAGCATTTCCGGGACGGCCGGAACGTCGGTCCTCGAGCTCGGATTGTCCGGCGACCGGTGGCATATCCGTAAATCTGCGGTTTCCGCCGCCGTGTCGGGACTCCTCGATCGTGTGCAGGAAACATCCGCAGGCTAA
- the pgsA gene encoding CDP-diacylglycerol--glycerol-3-phosphate 3-phosphatidyltransferase yields MSAQREEWTAADTPAAPDPSVEPASETAVPLLNIANILTILRILLVPVFLVVLFVGDGHSTTWRLIATGVFAVAAITDRIDGQLARKYGLVTDFGKLADPIADKALIGAALVGLSILGDLPWWVTAVIAVRELGITLLRFAVLRHAVIPAGRGGKLKTLVQTIAIGFYLLPLPDGFDILGWVLMGAAVLLTVVTGLDYVVQAARLRAGVHKVEANASTGA; encoded by the coding sequence ATGAGCGCGCAACGTGAGGAATGGACGGCCGCCGACACTCCGGCGGCCCCGGATCCGTCGGTCGAGCCCGCGAGTGAGACGGCCGTACCACTGCTGAACATCGCGAACATCCTGACGATCCTCCGGATCCTGCTGGTCCCCGTCTTCCTGGTTGTGCTGTTCGTCGGCGACGGACACTCGACGACGTGGCGCCTGATCGCCACCGGTGTGTTCGCCGTCGCCGCCATCACCGACCGGATCGACGGGCAACTCGCCCGCAAGTACGGCCTCGTCACCGATTTCGGCAAGCTCGCCGACCCCATCGCGGACAAGGCGCTGATCGGTGCCGCGCTCGTGGGGCTGTCGATTCTCGGGGACCTGCCCTGGTGGGTGACCGCGGTGATCGCGGTCCGGGAACTGGGCATCACCCTGCTCCGGTTCGCGGTCCTGCGGCACGCCGTCATTCCCGCGGGCCGGGGCGGCAAGCTCAAGACTCTCGTCCAGACGATCGCGATCGGCTTCTACCTGCTGCCGCTGCCGGACGGATTCGACATCCTCGGATGGGTGCTGATGGGTGCTGCCGTGCTGCTGACCGTCGTCACCGGGCTGGACTACGTCGTGCAGGCCGCCCGCCTGCGGGCCGGGGTGCACAAGGTCGAGGCGAACGCGAGCACCGGCGCGTGA
- a CDS encoding PIG-L deacetylase family protein, translated as MEPVPEDWHRGLVVVAHPDDIEYGAAAAVARWTGQGKDIRYVLATSGEAGIAGLNPTESGPLREAEERRSAAVVGVTDVEFLGYPDGTLVESLALRRDLATAIRRHRPDLVVTANFGDTWGPGQLNSADHRALGRAVLDATADAANEWIFPELGESGLPPWRGVRWVAVHTMTPTHAVDVTHTVDRAVLSLAEHVHYLEALSDVPVGQQARAQVEMVTGPEPGFDAERAVGFELYYFG; from the coding sequence ATGGAACCGGTACCGGAGGACTGGCATCGTGGGCTCGTCGTGGTCGCGCACCCCGACGACATCGAATACGGCGCAGCGGCGGCCGTGGCGCGCTGGACCGGGCAGGGCAAGGACATCCGCTACGTGCTCGCCACCAGCGGAGAGGCCGGGATCGCGGGCCTGAACCCGACGGAGTCGGGCCCGCTGCGGGAGGCGGAGGAGCGGCGCTCCGCGGCCGTGGTGGGGGTGACCGACGTCGAGTTCCTCGGTTACCCCGACGGCACTCTCGTCGAGAGTCTCGCGCTCCGACGCGACCTCGCCACGGCGATCCGTCGTCATCGCCCGGATCTCGTGGTCACGGCGAACTTCGGCGACACCTGGGGGCCGGGGCAGCTGAACAGTGCGGACCACCGTGCGCTCGGGCGAGCCGTCCTCGACGCCACCGCGGACGCCGCGAACGAATGGATCTTCCCCGAACTGGGGGAGTCCGGGTTGCCGCCGTGGCGCGGAGTCCGGTGGGTGGCGGTCCACACGATGACCCCCACCCACGCCGTGGACGTCACCCACACGGTGGATCGGGCGGTGCTCTCCCTGGCCGAGCACGTCCACTACCTGGAGGCGCTCAGCGACGTGCCGGTGGGGCAGCAGGCACGGGCGCAGGTCGAGATGGTGACCGGGCCGGAACCGGGATTCGACGCCGAACGCGCGGTGGGGTTCGAGCTCTACTACTTCGGCTGA
- a CDS encoding amino-acid N-acetyltransferase produces the protein MTSRTPDTADNQLIVRRARTSDVPEIKRLIDIYSGKILLEKNLVTLYESVQEFWVAERDGNVIGCGAMHVLWGDLGEVRTIAVDPSAKGQGAGHHVVAKLIEVARELELERLFVLTFEVDFFGKHGFVEIDGTPVTAEVYAEMCRSYDTGVAEFLDLSYVKPNTLGNTRMLLTL, from the coding sequence ATGACTTCTCGGACGCCGGACACCGCCGACAATCAGCTGATCGTGCGGCGAGCACGAACCTCCGACGTTCCCGAGATCAAGCGTCTGATCGACATCTACTCCGGCAAGATCCTGCTCGAGAAGAACCTCGTGACCCTGTACGAATCCGTTCAGGAGTTCTGGGTGGCCGAACGCGACGGCAACGTGATCGGTTGTGGCGCAATGCACGTGCTGTGGGGGGACCTCGGCGAGGTACGCACGATCGCGGTCGATCCGTCGGCCAAGGGCCAGGGTGCCGGCCATCATGTGGTGGCCAAGTTGATCGAGGTCGCGCGGGAACTCGAACTCGAGCGTCTGTTCGTTCTCACGTTCGAGGTCGACTTCTTCGGCAAGCACGGGTTCGTCGAGATCGACGGCACACCCGTGACCGCCGAGGTGTACGCGGAGATGTGCCGTTCGTACGACACCGGTGTCGCCGAGTTCCTCGACCTGAGCTACGTCAAGCCGAACACCCTCGGCAACACCCGAATGCTTCTCACCCTCTGA
- a CDS encoding helix-turn-helix domain-containing protein, protein MALLLREAIGDSLRRTRVSQSRTLREVSNSARVSLGYLSEVERGRKEASSELLAAICDALAVPLSDVLVDVSESLSDGSTAKRADTERHAVESTPAEAPAASARPGSTTIARDTRVVIPAPAQALAAA, encoded by the coding sequence ATGGCGCTGCTATTGCGTGAGGCAATCGGTGACAGTCTTCGGCGTACGCGCGTTTCGCAGAGCCGGACCCTGCGTGAGGTCTCCAACAGTGCTCGTGTGAGCCTCGGGTACTTGTCCGAGGTCGAACGAGGGCGCAAGGAAGCCTCGAGTGAGCTCCTGGCGGCGATCTGCGACGCGCTGGCGGTCCCACTGTCCGACGTGCTCGTCGACGTCAGCGAATCGCTGTCCGACGGGTCTACGGCCAAGCGTGCGGACACCGAGCGGCACGCGGTCGAATCGACGCCCGCAGAGGCCCCTGCCGCGAGCGCACGACCGGGTTCGACGACCATCGCCCGCGACACCCGGGTGGTCATCCCTGCACCCGCGCAGGCGCTGGCTGCCGCATAG
- the pspM gene encoding phage shock envelope stress response protein PspM yields MSSTRRGRPGRAVRSATVVSGLAGIQGALREAGESVADAAQRWRDPRERLLRKKRRARRRAKRYGIVSGSSATGAAGLALMAAPEWSMLMAGGGAVVFAVPAVLAVSRYRKLDAVTLPPGLPARRVLPAPSSAAREPMERLVHSERALHGILGVLSRSGTISAEDIEDTHSTARSAAAALQAVALDITSMEDAAQGSRAAAAPLQRAIASAAGQLGDGVEQFEELVAAAAEVAVPGTASAVGELAYERAELVSATEKLAGLAAALGEIDDIVRRYR; encoded by the coding sequence ATGAGTTCCACCCGACGTGGCCGACCTGGACGTGCAGTCCGGTCGGCCACTGTCGTGTCCGGGCTCGCCGGGATCCAGGGCGCACTGCGCGAGGCCGGTGAGTCCGTTGCGGACGCGGCGCAGCGGTGGCGCGACCCTCGTGAACGTCTCCTGCGCAAGAAGCGGCGGGCCCGGCGTCGCGCGAAGCGCTACGGCATCGTGTCCGGATCCTCGGCCACCGGCGCCGCCGGTCTCGCGCTGATGGCTGCGCCGGAGTGGTCGATGCTGATGGCCGGTGGCGGCGCGGTCGTGTTCGCGGTTCCCGCGGTGCTGGCCGTCAGCCGTTACCGCAAGCTCGACGCCGTGACCCTGCCGCCGGGTCTGCCTGCCCGCCGGGTGCTTCCGGCGCCGTCCTCGGCGGCCCGCGAGCCGATGGAGAGGCTCGTGCACAGCGAACGAGCACTGCACGGCATCCTCGGCGTGCTCTCTCGGTCCGGGACCATCAGCGCCGAGGACATCGAGGACACCCATTCCACGGCCCGCTCCGCGGCAGCCGCGTTGCAAGCGGTAGCCCTCGACATCACGTCCATGGAGGACGCCGCCCAGGGGAGCCGGGCCGCGGCAGCGCCGCTCCAGCGGGCGATCGCCTCGGCCGCCGGGCAACTCGGCGACGGCGTCGAGCAGTTCGAAGAACTGGTGGCCGCTGCCGCCGAGGTCGCCGTGCCCGGAACGGCGAGTGCCGTCGGCGAACTCGCCTACGAACGCGCGGAACTCGTGTCGGCGACCGAAAAACTCGCCGGCCTCGCGGCGGCCCTCGGCGAGATCGACGACATCGTTCGCCGCTACCGCTGA
- a CDS encoding TIGR03085 family metal-binding protein translates to MTFARDERLALVDSMAEFGPDAPTLCGTWTNRDLAAHLIVRERRLDAAPGIVVGLLAGYTERVQNETATRPWSRLLDEVRSGPPRWSPMYWVDAQVNLGEMFVHHEDVRRAHDGWEPRVLPGERQDALWGLARKVGKLGYRHAPVTVVLERPSGEQATVRTAGTGRVILRGEPSELALHAFGRNQVRIETEGEAADIEAVTSLDRGF, encoded by the coding sequence GTGACCTTCGCCCGAGATGAACGCCTCGCCCTCGTCGACTCGATGGCCGAATTCGGTCCCGACGCCCCGACCCTCTGCGGGACGTGGACCAACCGGGATCTGGCCGCCCACCTGATCGTGCGCGAACGGCGCCTCGACGCTGCCCCGGGCATCGTCGTGGGCCTGCTCGCCGGGTACACCGAACGCGTCCAGAACGAGACGGCGACACGTCCGTGGAGCCGGCTGCTGGACGAGGTCCGGTCGGGTCCGCCGAGGTGGTCGCCGATGTACTGGGTGGACGCGCAGGTGAACCTGGGGGAGATGTTCGTTCATCACGAGGACGTGCGCCGCGCCCACGACGGATGGGAGCCGCGCGTGCTGCCCGGCGAGCGTCAGGACGCGCTGTGGGGTCTGGCGCGCAAGGTCGGCAAACTCGGCTACCGGCACGCCCCGGTGACGGTGGTGCTCGAGCGGCCGTCCGGGGAGCAGGCCACCGTCCGCACCGCCGGCACCGGCCGGGTGATCCTGCGGGGGGAACCGTCGGAACTCGCCCTGCACGCGTTCGGCCGGAACCAGGTGCGGATCGAGACCGAGGGTGAGGCTGCCGACATCGAGGCCGTGACCTCCCTCGACCGAGGGTTCTGA